The following DNA comes from Poecile atricapillus isolate bPoeAtr1 chromosome 30, bPoeAtr1.hap1, whole genome shotgun sequence.
AGCTGATTTTTGGGGCAGAACACCCCAATTTTGGAACCCCTCGCTcctgaaaattcccttttttgggAAATGCACTTCTGGGGCAAAAATCCCCGATTTTTTGGGATAGGATCCCGTTATTTTTGGGATGAtccaaaattccccaatcccagccctgtccggatctgattttgagggaaaaaacctggaattccctttttttgggggtgaCCCCAATCCTGGAATCCCACCCTGGTCAGGagctgatttttgggggaaataaACCGGAATTCATTTTTCTTGAtgtgatcccaaattccccaatcccagccctgcccggagttgatttggggggaaaaatcccggaattcccttttcttgatgtgatcccaaattccccaatcccagccccgcCCGGATccaattttgggggaaaaaaactggaattccctttttttgggggtgaCCCCAATCCTGGAATCCCACCCTGGTCAGGagctgattttttggggaaaaaaaccggaattccctttttttggtggtgaccccaaattccccaatcccagccctgccggGAGCTGATTTTTGGGGCAGAACACCCCAATTTTGGAACCCCTCTCTcctgaaaattcccttttttgggAAATGCGCTTTTGGGGCAAAAATCCCCGATTTTTGGGATAGGATCCCGTTATTTTTGGGAtgacccaaaattccccaatcccagccctgtccggagctgattttgggggaaaaaacctggaattccctttttttgggggtgaCCCCAATCCTGGAATCCCACCCTGGTCAGGagctgattttttggggaaaaaacccggaattcccttttcttgatgtgatcccaaattcctcaatcccagccctgcccggagCTGATTTTTGGGGCAGAACACCCCAATTTGGAGTCCCTGTCtccttaaaattccctttttttggggtgaccccaatCCTGGAATCCCACCCTGGTCAGGagctgattttttggggaaaaaatcccggaattccctttttttgggggtgaccccaaattccccaatcccagccctaCCGGCAGCTGATTTTTGGGGCAGAACACCTCAATTTTGGGACCCGTCGCTcctgaaaattcccttttttgggAAATGCTCTTTTAGGAGAAAAATCCccgattttttggggtgggatcccGTTACTTTTGGGAtgacccaaaattccccaatcccagccctgcccggagctgattttgggggaaaaaacccggAATTCCCTTTTCTTGATGTGATCCCAAATTctccaatcccagccctgcccggagCTGATTTTTGGGGCAGAACAACCCAATTTTGGAGTCCCTGTCtccttaaaattccctttttttggggtgaccccaatCCTGGAATCCCACCCTGGTCAGGagctgatttttgggggaaaaaaaccggaattcattttttttggtggtgaccccaaattccccaatcccagccctgcccggagCTGATTTTTGGGGCAGAACACCCCAATTTTGGAACCCCTCTCTcctgaaaattcccttttttgggAAATGCTCTTTTAGGAGAAAAATCCCCTATTTTTGGGATAGGATCCCGTTATTTTTGGGACGAtccaaaattccccaatcccagccctgtccggagctgatttttgggggaaaaatcccggaattccctttttttggtggtgaccccaaattccccaatcccagccctgaccGGAGCTGATTTTTGGGGCAGAACAACCCAATTTTGGAAGCCTTCTCTcctgaaaattcccttttttggggtgaccccaatCCTGGAATCCCACCCTGGTCAGGagctgattttttggggaaaaaatcccggaattcccttttcttgatgtgatcccaaattccccaatcccagccctgcccggagCTGATTTTTGGGGCAGAACACCCCAATTTTGGAGTCCCTGTCTcctgaaaattcccttttttgggAAATGCACTTTTAGGAGAAAAATCCCCGATTTTTTGGGATAGGATCCCATTATTTTTGGGACGAtccaaaattccccaatcccagccctgtccGGATccgattttgggggaaaaaacctggaattcccttttcttgatgtgatcccaaattccccaatcccagccctgaccGGAGCTGAGTTTTGGGGCAGAACACCCCAATTTTGGAGTCCCTGTCtccttaaaattccctttttttggggtgaccccaatCCTGGACTCCCACCCTGGTCAGGagctgatttttgggggaaaaatcccggaattcatttttcttgatgtgatcccaaattccccaatcccagccctgcccggagctgatttttggggcagaaaacCCCAATTTTGGAACCCCTCTCTcctgaaaattcccttttttgggAAATGCGCTTTTGGGGCAAAAATCCCCGATTTTTGGGATAGGATCCCATTATTTTTGGGAtgacccaaaattccccaatcccagccTTGTCCGGAgctgattttgggggaaaaaacctggaattccctttttttgggggtgaCCCCAATCCTGGAATCCCACCCTGGTCAGGagctgattttttggggaaaaaactcggaattcccttttcttgatgtgatcccaaattccccaatcccagccctgcccggagCTGATTTTTGGGGCAGAACACCCCAATTTTGGAACGCCTCGCTcctgaaaattcccttttttgggAAATGCGCTTTTGGGGcaaaaattcccgatttttggGATAGGATCCCGTTATTTTTGGGAtgacccaaaattccccaatcccagccTTGTCCGGAgctgattttgggggaaaaatcccggaattccctttttttgggggtgaCCCCAATCCTGGAATCCCACCCTGGTTAGGATAagagttttgggggaaaaatcccggaattcccttTTCTTGATGTGATCCCAAATTctccaatcccagccctgcccggagCTGATTTTTGGGGCAGAACACCCCAATTTTggaatccccctccccaaaaattccctttttaaagtccccccccaatcccctcccagttcctcccagttcccgCCCAGTTCCcgccctggccccgccccctttccgGAGGTGACGTCATCGCGCGCGAGCGCGGCCGGAAAAGGCtccgggggcggcggcggcgcccggTGAGAACTGGAGgggactgggattgaactgggataaactgggatggactgggagggactgggatggactgagattgaactgggatggactgggagggactgggatggactgagaggaactgggataaactgggattgaactgggatggactgggatggactgggatggactgggagggactgggatgggctggaatggactgggataaactgggatggactgggagggactgggattgaactgggataaactgggggggactgggattgactgggatggactgggagggactgggggggactgggataaactgggatggactgggattgaactgggataaactgggatggactgggattcaactgggataaactgggagggactgggattgaactgagattgaactgggattgaactgggatgaactgggagggtcCCCAGGGGATCCCCAATCCCAGCTCGGGGCATTCCCAGgtggatcccaaatcccaaatttcgGGGCTTTCCCggcagatcccaaatccacctcgggagaccccaaatcccaaattcccggggctccttttcccaggaatcccctccccccaccccgcTAATGAGATGCAAATGACTCATTTGCATATTCACAGCCTCATTTATCCCCGTCCCTTTCCTGGGATCAGCCGGGTGAcccaaaaaccgggaatttcctccccaattcccagaattctgatcccagatttggggattttggggcctCCTCGGTGGCGtcggaattcctggaattcccagaattcccggaattcccggaattcctggaattcctttCCCTCCCGGCACGGGAAAATCCCACAGCGCTTTTGGGGTCTCGGATTTTGGGATTTCCGCtcaaattcctgggaattccccaAGGTTTTCGTCCTTCCTTGGATTGTTCGGATCCCCAAATCCCGCTGGGAATTCTCTGTCCCCTCACCCGTTCCTCACCTGTTACTCGCTCGTTCCTCACCCTTTACTCACCCATTACTCACCCTTTACTCACCCGTTCCTCACCCATTCCTCACCCATTCCTCACCTGTTACCTGTTCCTCACCCGTTCCTCACCCTTTACTCACCCTTTACTCACCCTTTACTCAACCATTACTCACCCTTTACTCACCCGTTCCTCACCCATTCCTCACCCTTTACTCACCCTTTACTCACCCGTTCCTCACCCTTTACTCACCCATTACTCACCCTTTACTCACCCTTTACTCACCCGTTACTCACCCTTTACTCACCCGTTCCTCACCCCTTCCTTACCCTTTACTCACCCGTTACTCACCCGTTACTCACCTGTTCCTCACCCCTTCCTCACCCGTTACTCACCCTTTACTCACCCATTACTCACCCTTTACTCGCCCGTTCCTCACCCGTTCCTCACCCGTTACTCACCTGTTCCTCACTCGTTACTCACCCTTTACTCACCCGTTACTCACCCGTTCCTCGCCCTTTACTCACCCTTTACTCACCCGTTCCTCACCCTTTGCTCACCTGTTCCTCGCTCATTACTCACTCGTTAGTCACCCTTTACTCACCCTTTACTCACCCGTTCCTCACCTGTTCCTTGCCCTTTACTCACCCGTTACTCACCCGTTACTCACCTGTTCCTCACCCCTTCCTCACCCGTTACTCACCCTTTACTCACCCATTACTCACCCTTTACTCGCCCGTTCCTCACCCGTTCCTCACCCGTTCCTCACTTGTTACTCACTCATTACTCACCCGTTACTCACTGGTTACTCACCCTTTACTCGCCCTTTACTCACCCCTTCCTCACCCCTTCCCCAGGTGTGGCCATGGaggggctgcggggccgggaccccccctgTGCCCGGAACATTCCAGCCCTGTccgaggaagaggaggaggaggaaccaGGTGAGGAGGAGCCAGGTGAGGAGGAGCCAGGTGAGGAGGAACCAGGTGAGGAGGAgccaggtgaggaggaagaCGCAGGTGATGAAGACCCAGGTGAGGAAGAAGATCCAGGTGAGGTTGAAGACCCAGGTGaggaagaagcagctgaggTTGAAGACCCAGGTGAGGAGGAgccaggtgaggaggaagatCCAGGTGAGGTTGAAGACCCAGGTGAGGAAGACCCAGGTGAAGATGAAGATCCAGGTGATGAAGATCCAGGTGATGAAGACCCAGGTGAAGGTGAAGACCCCGGTGAGGATGAAGATCCAGGTGAGGAAGACCCAGGTGAGGAAGTTCCAGGTGATGAAGACCCAGGTGATGAAGACCCCGCTGAGGATGAAGACGCAGCCCAGGAAGCCCCACCCGGACCCCTCCACGTCCTCCCCTCCCCTCGCCGGCCCCGCCTTTACCTGCGGCCCCGCCCTGCCCCGGACGAGCCGGGCCCCTCCCACCTGAGCCCCTGGCGCCAGGTGAGCTCCGACCCCGAACCGGGCGGGGCCTTCGTCCACCTCATCGACGAGCGCGGCGTCTACTCCACGGCCAAGCTGGTgccaggtgaggaggaggaggaggaggatgaagacgaagaagaagaagaaacacCTGAGGGCGAGGCTCACCTGGAGATCCGCCGGGTGATCGTGGCCGAGAAGCCCTTCCAGTGCCCGGCGTGCCACAAGGGCTTCAAGCGcgcctgggagctgctgagccaCCAGGTGGTTCACACCGAGGCGCGTCCCTACACCTGCCACCTGTGCCAGGCCACCTTCAAGCGCCACTCGGACTTCAAGAGCCACGGGCTGGTGCACACGGAGGAGCGGCCGCACCGCTGCGAGCTCTGCGGCAAGCGCTTCAAG
Coding sequences within:
- the LOC131589862 gene encoding zinc finger protein ZFP2-like produces the protein MEGLRGRDPPCARNIPALSEEEEEEEPGEEEPGEEEPGEEEPGEEEPGEEEDAGDEDPGEEEDPGEVEDPGEEEAAEVEDPGEEEPGEEEDPGEVEDPGEEDPGEDEDPGDEDPGDEDPGEGEDPGEDEDPGEEDPGEEVPGDEDPGDEDPAEDEDAAQEAPPGPLHVLPSPRRPRLYLRPRPAPDEPGPSHLSPWRQVSSDPEPGGAFVHLIDERGVYSTAKLVPGEEEEEEDEDEEEEETPEGEAHLEIRRVIVAEKPFQCPACHKGFKRAWELLSHQVVHTEARPYTCHLCQATFKRHSDFKSHGLVHTEERPHRCELCGKRFKRSSNLQEHRRIHSGERPFTCPRCAKAFKTPYERQRHALTHLAAVADKPFRCGECGKDFPAANALLLHRRQRCRDKPHACGVCGKRFTYGHSLKVHERVHTGDRPFRCGLCGKAFKQSNALASHERVHTGERPFACRTCGKAFKQSSYLAIHQRAHTGERPYGCEVCGKAFARPSLLLQHRRVHSQVRPHQCGHCHKFFKDLAYLAVHEKVHTGETPYKCGVCAKGFAHPSNLLQHRRVHRDT